The Oryzias latipes chromosome 11, ASM223467v1 nucleotide sequence GTGATTGGATGTCTTTCTCTTTGCATCTCATGCAGAAAACAATCCGAGAGACAGTTAAagatttttacttaaaaatctttttcaggCAAAAAGAGGTTTTTATCTTGGTTTTCAGTGTGAAGTTTTATCATTTAGTGATAAATGTTTCACCCAAAAAGCGTGTCTAACCTGGTTTTTAAGGGGAATGTTGATAAATCCAAATGAAAGCAGTGGAATCCATAGGTATTTCTGTTTCTAACCTCTGTCACAGTTCAGAAACATTCCCAGTCTCTGGTCTGATTGGAACTTATAAGGGTCAGTGTTTATTCAGACTCTGTGACCTCTGTGCAGTGTTTCCATAGAAACTAGAACGGCATCCGACTCTTAACGTGTGTCGTCCTCTGTTTGTGCTGCAGCTGGTGGAGACGTCTCTGAAGGGAGAGATCACCTTTGACCCCTGCTGTGCCTcctacctctggtttgtcatgGACTTCTGTGACGGGGGTGACATGAACGCCTACCTGCTGTCCCGCAAGCCCAGCCGCAAAACCAACACCAGCTTCATGCTGCAGCTGGGCAGCGCCTTAGCCTTCCTGCATCGCAACCAGATCATCCACCGTGACCTCAAACCAGACAACATCCTCATCTCGCAGGCCTGCACCCCCGCCGGGTCGCCCGAGCCCACCCTCAAAGTGGCCGACTTCGGGCTGAGCAAAGTCTGCTCCGCCTCCGGGCTCAACCCAGAAGAGCCGGCCAGCGTCAACAAATGCTTCCTGTCCACGGCCTGTGGGACGGACTTCTACATGGCCCCCGAGGTCTGGGAGGGCCACTACACGGCCAAGGCGGACATCTTCGCCCTAGGAGTGATCATCTGGGCCATGGTAGAGCGGATCACCTTTGTAGATGTGGAGACTCAGAAGGAGCTGCTGGGCAGCTATGTGCAGCAGGGCTCAGAGATCGTCCCCTTGGGGGAGGCCCTCCTGGAGAACCCCAAGATGGAGCTGCCTATTCCTGCCCGAAAGAAGAGCATGAACAGCCGCATGAAGCAGCTTCTGCGGGAGATGCTTTCAGCCAACCCGCAGGAGCGGCCCGACGCCGTGGAGCTGGAGCTCAGACTGATCCGGATCGCCTGCAGGGAGCTGGACTGGGACATGTGAGGCGGGGACCGCCCTCCCAGCTCATGAGCTTCTTCTCCCCCTCTAGATCATAaagttgtgtgtatttttgcagaataacTAGTGCAGGCATCAGTTTTAAGGGGTTTGAACTTCTTGTGCCTGGAAGGGGGAGGGGCTCTCCAGTGACTCCACCCCCTTCCAGCTGATCCAAAAGCAGCTGCATTTTGACTTCGGTGCTAAACGTTTCTAAATGCAATACGTTTTTATGAGACGTGCTCCTGTGATCATCCGTCTGCATCGGCGACACAcccttgaccccccccccccccccccggtgggCTGTGTCCGGTCTTCAGGCAGACCTGAGGCCTAGAAGGAGCCCTGAACGCTCAGGAAACCATGCAGCTGCTCTGACCGGACAAAGGTTCTTTTGATCGCCCGTCCGGTTTGCTCCTCccaccttccttctctccagtGCAGTCATTCTGTGCTCGCCAGTGCCTCTGTGAGGCGTGGATTGGTTGCTGCTCCTAACTCTGTCACCTCTAGTTTTTAAACAGGGCAGAGCTGCTTATAACACCTCAGAGGGTTCTGGTTCACAGAGAGTTTAGAGAAACCGGAACATGACTCCACCTGATAGCAGAATTAAAGAATTTCAGTGTTCTGTTGAAGGTCACAGCCGctcacagctttattttttcaacttgGGGACAATGGGGGAAGGTCAGTTTTCACTGTGGTCTCCCTCTGAGATAGAAgattcacatttcttttgccAGGTCTTCCGAGCCGGACCGCACAGGTTcagtcctctgctgctgctgaaaacatGGGAGCCTGAATGAAGGGAATTTTTGACAGAAATGGCGGGTGATTGACCTGACAGGGCGGGGAATTTAGTTAGTTTTCTTGCGTGCAAGCTTCTGTCCATTGTGGATCCTCAGGCTATGAAAACCTCCATGAAGGATAACTGACCACCTGGCCCTGAGCCACATAGGTTTCAGTTCTCACACGTGCTACCAGAACCCTTTTTGTTGGGACTTTTCCATGATCGCACAGACGTGATGGAGCGCCGGGAGGAGGGGAAAGTCGAGCCTTGAAGCAGCAAAGTTGGGACTTGGATTGGGTCGTTTGTAAGCCCTTAGTGCAGAGGATGAGGATGGAATTGTGTCTCATCACATTCCCTCCTCTGGCTCTTTTaggcagaaactttctgtttccagctgtgtttctGAAGATGACACCCTCAGATTTCTTGTATTGTTTGTTTGCACATGTGTAGATACTGTAAAgaggtgggtgggggtggggtggggggtgggggtggggggttgcaTATGACCGGCTCTGTTTTTAGAGTCTCATTGTTTGACACTGAAAAAGGCTCAGTTTGCTTTACTTTTCAACTGATTCAGCATTTTCcttcaacaaaaacatgtgaagTTCTTCAGGAAAGTCCAGCCTCTGACCACGTCTGCGTGGGAGGGgggagctggggggggggggggggggggggggggtcagatgTCTTCTGCGTGTCCTTCAGAAAAGGAGGGAGAAGTCTTCGGCGCTCTGGTTTGCTGTTGTTGCACTTTTTGTTCATGTAAGGAACAGGTTCAGAattggcgggggggggggggggggggctctaaAGTGATGTTTGCTTGTTCTGATTTTTGAGTCATGGAGTGACAGAAGGACCAAAAATGATTATTTAGAAAGAAGGAATTGACTGAATCTCTGATTTATTTTGGTTCTATTGAATTTTTACTGGAATTTGCTTCAGTTGCAGTCTGATTTGTAAACCGACCCTCCCCACATATGTTCCTTTTAAGAAGCCCCCCCCTGACAGGTTTGGTGTCAAAATCTGTTCTGTTATCAGGAGCAGTTTAGAAGTGCATGGGGGgggaaaataaacataaaaaagtattacctcaaataaatcaaaaggtAGTTGTTTCCctgctggttacctggatcaggtgtgttccaAGTGAAAACGCTTCACCCAGGTAATCCGATGtaatcgggggggggggggggggggtctgaagaTTGGAAAGAAAGAttctttcagattttatttccttgattgatttttttcatcttattttggGTTGACTTTATGAATCCGGCTCCTCTGTCATGCCGTACTCACAGGTGTGGTGATCAgcactttttttcctctaaaatctgtattttgcaataaataattttgctttgaaaccaTGCCAACGTTTTGTATGCTGTATCAgttccaaaacaaaaagaaggatTAAAAACACCTGAAGCTCTGCTCCTCCCCCTTCCACACCTGTCGGTTCCCGCTGAGTTGATGGATTTCTAATAAAGAAGTGAAACTTGAGTGTGTGCTGCTTCGTCCTCAGCCTCAGGTGTTGTCTACCTGCAGACCTGTGGCTCCTCGGTTTCAGTCCTCTGCTGCTTCCTCCCCCCCGATGGATGGATGTTTCCACAGATGAGATGATCACAGCTCGCTTACCTATGAATGTAAGTTGTGGGTTCAGCTCCTGGAACACCAGCtctctttaggttttttttttttttaaagttctgacAGCCTTTGAAAAGACGAGTCAAAtctctgaaacagaatacaATCTTTTAGGTAAAGATTTATCCTTATTTTATAAATCAGTTTGAAAGCAAAgtagccaacccagctactgttatGTGAATGTGGGGTACACCCTCAACACTTTGCATGGCCACACTTACATGGGCGCTGAGGGGCAAGATAGAGccacccatgaagcatgtttttggattgtgcGAGTAAGCCGGAGTTTCTGGAGAACATGCCAGAAGAAGAACCAGgacctttttgctgtgaggcgagaATGCTAACCACCACGCGATTATGCAGGATTATTCTGTCTGAATATGATTAAATCAATGGAGTGATCGGGCACAAATGTATCAGTCTGATCCGTTGTTCGTTCAACTGCAAGTTCCACGGTCCTGGTGGGATCTAAAGGAACAGTCACAATTTCCTGTTTACTATGACTGGCAGCAGGAAACGATGAAGACGAGACCAGGATCTTGGTTTCAGTCACCccttcatgtttatttttcaaatgcctTAGTAGTAGGTAAAAGAATGACCAACTCTCACCAAATGCGGGATGAAATTTGGGTGAATGAGAATTTATTCAGAATGTTCAAATATATTTGGtccctaaaacaaacaaacaaacccaaactACAGCCGTGGTTATTAAAAAACTACTTgaaaaaaaccattttaaatttgaaggcAAAGGGGACAGAATACTGTTAGTCACAGTTACTGTTCTCAGTTTTAGCTTTCTAGTCGGCAGTTGATTTTCTGATAAAAAGAGGAGgagcttttcctctttttaaaagCTTAGAAGAAGGCAGTGAGGTTATGGACGGTAGATGCCTTCAAAGGAAACTCAGGCAGGAGCAATCCATGCAAAGCTCCTGTTCTCTATATTTAGAGCGGTCTGACGGCTCATCACAGTTTTGAACAAACACACTGGGGGGGGCCTGTTATTTGAATTTGTCCGTAATAAACCATAATCTGTAGCTCAGTCCACTGTGCATGTAATGTTTGTGGTGTTTGTGTTTGACAAccatacacacacagaaacactaatgctgcgttcacactgggcatgtgacgagtgttcaagaatgtgctaaaAGGGCGTTCAGCATTTGAGGTTCACACTGAACAAgtggggaggggcttcttcttcttcttcttttactaATTACTAACGCATGGCCGCCATATactgttggaagaggctttgtaAGAAATTTCTACGCTCATTTATTGAACACATGTTTTGAACCTACAGAGCCcgaaaacagtcagaaacttGTTTAGCGATGAATAAACGCCAGAGTAACACACATTTATGCACGTTTACGTAGACTGTTCATTAGGGTTGTGTGAACGTCGCAAAAgattgcacacacacacaggctcaAGCACAGATGCCAACATactaagaaacacaaacaagaaaaaaaccacacgcaaacacacagagacaaaaacaCAGTAACACACAAATTCAAACATAACaagacagaacagaaaaaaactacaacaatacacacacatgcagagacaaaacacacacacacacacaaaccaagacatgcatgcatgcacacagacacacgcagaGTCACACATGGCACCAAACTAAGACACACAAATATGAGAAGAAAACTACATGCACATGCTGAGACAAACGCACATACAGGAGGCCACTGAGGGGATTTCTTTTGCTTTCAGCAGTCTTGAAGGAGTGTGTGCAGCAG carries:
- the pdik1l gene encoding serine/threonine-protein kinase PDIK1L; translated protein: MVSSQPKYELIQEVGRGSYGVVYEAVVKRTRARVAVKKIRCHSPENVELALREFWALSSIQSQHPNVIHLEECILQRDQLAQRMSHGSSSPLYLELVETSLKGEITFDPCCASYLWFVMDFCDGGDMNAYLLSRKPSRKTNTSFMLQLGSALAFLHRNQIIHRDLKPDNILISQACTPAGSPEPTLKVADFGLSKVCSASGLNPEEPASVNKCFLSTACGTDFYMAPEVWEGHYTAKADIFALGVIIWAMVERITFVDVETQKELLGSYVQQGSEIVPLGEALLENPKMELPIPARKKSMNSRMKQLLREMLSANPQERPDAVELELRLIRIACRELDWDM